Proteins from a genomic interval of Euwallacea fornicatus isolate EFF26 chromosome 39, ASM4011564v1, whole genome shotgun sequence:
- the LOC136349613 gene encoding E3 ubiquitin-protein ligase TRIM71-like, with protein sequence MEIKNVFARVMEAVDKKKEDLLQKVEQIRQVKLSNTTLQMENVRKTSSDLADATALLINPKRFTNSWEHAAVNLQISKTLHETKSIGELKPLEEAHVTFVGPAEQILQHISMWGQLRVNIPPQEKATLLLKRPKPDLSRSWLKSQNPVPWSMSRAIFGCESILTVKNYGETPTRMMGKAGSGPGELCRPWGIAINTMGQIVVVDRSNSRIQVFDPKGNFLFEFGSHGSGHGEFNRPAAVAVTPGNHLVVTDKDNHRVQVFSWRGEFMHTFGERGSNVGQFLYPWDVTCDTHGNILVSDTRNHRIQLFSWNGIFLDKFGDELNIPRLFDSPRGVTFDPRGNIMFTDFNMHRVVIIDRITRRVRYLGKVGSDEGYFNRPQGIICDDRGWFVVADSKNSRIQVFNNNGDFMWAVGHSGKVDPGEFDRPTDVALDPQGHIYVLDFGNNRIQIF encoded by the exons atggaaataaaaaacgtCTTTGCTCGAGTGATGGAGGCCGTCGATAAGAAAAAGGAGGACTTGCTTCAGAAAGTGGAACAGATTCGCCAAGTAAAGCTCTCCAACACCACCTTGCAAATGGAGAATGTCCGTAAAACTTCTTCCGA TCTGGCCGACGCCACTGCGCTGTTGATCAACCCTAAGAGATTCACGAATTCATGGGAACATGCGGCGGTCAATCTCCAGATTAGCAAGACGCTGCATGAGACGAAGAGTATCG GAGAATTAAAACCGCTCGAGGAGGCCCACGTCACGTTTGTAGGTCCCGCAGAGCAGATTTTGCAACATATCTCCATGTGGGGACAGTTAAGGGTGAACATCCCTCCGCAGGAAAAGGCGACGTTACTTCTCAAACGGCCCAAGCCCGATCTTTCACGCAGTT ggcTTAAATCACAAAACCCTGTCCCTTGGAGTATGTCGCGTGCGATCTTCGGCTGCGAGAGCATTCTGACGGTCAAAAATTATGGAGAAACCCCCACGCGCATGATGGGCAAAGCGGGCAGCGGTCCGGGAGAGTTGTGCCGGCCGTGGGGGATCGCCATTAACACCATGGGCCAGATTGTGGTTGTCGACAGAAGCAACTCCAGAATTCAG GTCTTCGACCCGAAGGGGAACTTCCTCTTCGAGTTCGGCTCTCACGGCAGCGGACACGGTGAATTCAATCGACCGGCCGCGGTCGCCGTCACTCCCGGGAACCATCTGGTGGTGACAGATAAGGACAACCACAGAGTCCAAGTGTTCAGCTGGCGTGGAGAGTTTATGCACACCTTCGGCGAGCGGGGATCCAACGTCGGCCAGTTCTTATATCCGTGGGACGTGACCTGCGACACCCACGGCAACATCTTGGTGTCCGACACCCGGAATCACCGCATTCAGCTTTTCAGCTGGAACGGCATATTTCTGGACAAGTTCGGAGATGAACTGAACATTCCGCGGCTGTTCGATTCACCCAGAGGAGTCACTTTTGACCCTCGCGGAAACATCATGTTCACCGATTTTAACATGCATCGCGTGGTTATCATCGACCGAATCACCAGAAGGGTGCGATACCTGGGCAAAGTAGGCTCAGACGAGGGCTACTTCAACCGTCCACAGGGGATCATTTGTGACGACCGGGGATGGTTTGTCGTAGCCGACTCGAAGAATTCTAGAATTCAA GTGTTCAATAACAACGGTGACTTCATGTGGGCCGTAGGCCACAGTGGCAAAGTCGATCCCGGTGAATTCGACCGACCCACCGACGTTGCTCTAGACCCGCAAGGCCACATCTACGTCCTCGATTTCGGCAACAATCGAATTCAAATCTTTTAA
- the LOC136349631 gene encoding uncharacterized protein, with amino-acid sequence MASSLSSGGIDDNIQALGDALNNEELKEVMPEASVPPSVNDNLHADARQFFSDTNVSFDEASSPALTTSPNPLYPPVSGPFDPPFLQGFLVNCSGCRQTNKARAICYDCRIYLCEKCVSRHLRAGPTSLHTVYHFDALAERVSPRNNCRVGAPGDQFEQGPNSADAGSTSDGTGSTVNHHQTRVQPSTSRAVGAERRSGSEDGGSTETVSAGSTDDISVPESSCFGSFSESMTSLLTSSTDSNIFKNFFTAPQVVSLAESQAFPPFQLGPVKEVLGEPARMAHVSSVGHVTSNLPPSQLTEERKDYQPIRNSSQHNSQDLSPVFE; translated from the exons ATGGCATCAAGCTTGTCAAGTGGCGGAATCGACGACAATATTCAGGCTCTGGGGGACGCGCTCAACAATGAAGAACTCAAAGAAGTGATGCCTGAAGCAT CAGTTCCGCCCAGTGTTAACGATAACCTCCATGCGGACGCCCGTCAGTTCTTCTCCGATACGAATGTGTCCTTCGACGAGGCATCGAGCCCTGCTTTAACCACGAGCCCCAATCCGCTGTACCCCCCAGTGTCGGGCCCATTTGATCCGCCTTTCCTCCAAGGTTTTTTGGTG AATTGTTCCGGGTGCCGGCAAACTAACAAAGCGAGGGCGATATGTTATGACTGCAGAATATATCTGTGCGAAAAGTGCGTCAGTCGGCACTTAAGAGCGGGACCGACGAGTTTGCACACCGTCTACCATTTTGACGCGTTGGCCGAAAGGGTGTCACCCAGGAATAACTGTCGGGTCGGCGCCCCAGGAGACCAATTTGAACAGGGACCCAACAGTGCCGACGCCGGTTCGACGTCAGATGGCACTGGAAGTACGGTCAATCACCATCAAACCAGGGTACAGCCTTCAACATCACGAGCCGTGGGAGCCGAACGGCGCTCGGGCAGTGAGGATGGAGGGTCGACCGAGACCGTCTCAGCAGGGTCCACCGATGATATATCTGTTCCAGAGAGCAGCTGTTTTGGGTCTTTTTCGGAGTCCATGACGAGTTTACTCACGTCCAGCACCGACTCAAACATATTTAAGAACTTTTTCACTGCTCCCCAGGTGGTTTCGTTGGCGGAGTCGCAGGCGTTTCCCCCTTTCCAGTTGGGTCCTGTGAAGGAGGTTCTGGGGGAACCAGCTCGAATGGCGCACGTCAGTAGCGTTGGACATGTCACCAGCAACCTGCCACCTTCGCAGCTGACG GAGGAAAGGAAGGATTATCAGCCGATTCGTAATAGCAGTCAGCATAACTCTCAAGACCTGAGCCCCGTTTTCGAATGA